A genomic window from Thunnus maccoyii chromosome 2, fThuMac1.1, whole genome shotgun sequence includes:
- the tmem154 gene encoding transmembrane protein 154 isoform X2 — protein MSASWPDNMRGPRVKTPLLLLLLLLTTLTGTVLCQDEEEIAETESPEAEATEEQPSEAPPTSIPPSSDGSEVTVDENSDGEGSAYSDNPDILTDDTSTPFTPLDEEGLSPIIIMIPVVLVVVIIAIIVVCIFIKRRWNKKVENQDLRKEDPYLEDASAEKVPMPMFEEDVPSVLELEMEELDQWMKKDGETAGDSKQA, from the exons ATGTCTGCGTCTTGGCCTGATAACATGAGAGGCCCCCGAGTAAAGacccctctgctgctgctgctgctgctgctgaccaCACTGACTGGGACAG TGTTATGCCAAGATGAGGAAGAAATTGCAGAAACTGAGTCCCCAGAAGCTGAAGCGACAG AGGAACAGCCATCTGAAGCCCCTCCGACATCAATCCCTCCTTCCTCAGATGGCAGTGAAGTCACAG TTGATGAGAACTCAGATGGAGAAGGCTCTGCATACTCTGACAACCCAG ACATACTTACAGACGATACCTCTACGCCCTTCACACCACTGGATGAGGAGGGTTTGAgtcccatcatcatcatgatccctgtggtgctggtggtggttaTCATTGCCATCATAGTTGTCTGTATTTTCATCAAACGCAGGTGGAACAAAAAAGTGGAGAATCAAG aTCTAAGAAAAGAGGATCCGTATTTGGAGGACGCCAGTGCAGAGAAGGTGCCAAT GCCCATGTTTGAAGAAGACGTGCCCTCTGTTTTGGAGTTAGAGATGGAAGAGTTGGACCAATGGATGAAAAAAGACG GTGAAACTGCAGGGGACTCCAAACAGGCATAG
- the tmem154 gene encoding transmembrane protein 154 isoform X1: MSASWPDNMRGPRVKTPLLLLLLLLTTLTGTVLCQDEEEIAETESPEAEATEEQPSEAPPTSIPPSSDGSEVTVDENSDGEGSAYSDNPGISDYIPGHDFSLTNDILTDDTSTPFTPLDEEGLSPIIIMIPVVLVVVIIAIIVVCIFIKRRWNKKVENQDLRKEDPYLEDASAEKVPMPMFEEDVPSVLELEMEELDQWMKKDGETAGDSKQA; this comes from the exons ATGTCTGCGTCTTGGCCTGATAACATGAGAGGCCCCCGAGTAAAGacccctctgctgctgctgctgctgctgctgaccaCACTGACTGGGACAG TGTTATGCCAAGATGAGGAAGAAATTGCAGAAACTGAGTCCCCAGAAGCTGAAGCGACAG AGGAACAGCCATCTGAAGCCCCTCCGACATCAATCCCTCCTTCCTCAGATGGCAGTGAAGTCACAG TTGATGAGAACTCAGATGGAGAAGGCTCTGCATACTCTGACAACCCAGGTATATCAGACTACATACCAGGACATGACTTTTCTCTGACTAATG ACATACTTACAGACGATACCTCTACGCCCTTCACACCACTGGATGAGGAGGGTTTGAgtcccatcatcatcatgatccctgtggtgctggtggtggttaTCATTGCCATCATAGTTGTCTGTATTTTCATCAAACGCAGGTGGAACAAAAAAGTGGAGAATCAAG aTCTAAGAAAAGAGGATCCGTATTTGGAGGACGCCAGTGCAGAGAAGGTGCCAAT GCCCATGTTTGAAGAAGACGTGCCCTCTGTTTTGGAGTTAGAGATGGAAGAGTTGGACCAATGGATGAAAAAAGACG GTGAAACTGCAGGGGACTCCAAACAGGCATAG